In a genomic window of Quercus lobata isolate SW786 chromosome 4, ValleyOak3.0 Primary Assembly, whole genome shotgun sequence:
- the LOC115986569 gene encoding malate dehydrogenase, cytoplasmic-like: MIARGIMLGPNQPMILHLLDIAPATEALNGVKMELPDAAFPLLKDITETCKDVNIAIMLGGFPRKEGMERKDMMSKNVPIYKEQASALEEHAASDCKVLVVANPANTNALILKEFAPSIPEKNITCLTRLDHNRALSQIAERIKVYVTDVKNVIIWGNHSSTQYPEANHATVTSINGERPVKELDTDDLWLKNEFINTVQQRGTAIIKARKASSVLSAASAPCDHMLDWVLGTPKGIWLSMGAYFDGSYGIPKDIIYSFPVKCEKGKWSIVKGLKIDEFSRAKMDAIAKDLIDEKEVAHSCLN; the protein is encoded by the exons ATGATTGCAAGGGGAATCATGCTGGGTCCTAATCAGCCTATGATTCTGCACTTGCTTGATATTGCACCGGCAACTGAAGCCTTGAATGGGGTAAAAATGGAATTGCCTGATGCTGCCTTTCCTCTTCTGAAAG ACATCACTGAAACTTGTAAAGATGTCAATATTGCCATTATGCTTGGTGGATTCCCCCGGAAGGAAGGTATGGAAAGGAAGGATATGATGTCTAAGAATGTGCCTATTTACAAGGAACAGGCTTCGGCCTTGGAGGAGCATGCTGCTTCAGATTGCAAG GTGCTAGTTGTTGCCAACCCTGCAAACACCAATGCTCTCATCTTGAAAGAATTTGCTCCTTCAATCCCAGAGAAAAACATCACGTGCCTAACACGACTTGATCATAACAGAGCATTAAGTCAAATAGCTGAGAGAATAAAGGTTTATGTTACTGATGTTAAGAACGTAATCATATGGGGCAATCACTCTTCAACTCAATATCCGGAAGCCAATCATGCGACTGTCACCTCCATAAATGGAGAGAGACCAGTCAAAGAACTTGATACTGACGATCTTTG GTTAAAAAACGAGTTCATCAACACTGTACAACAGCGTGGCACAGCCATTATCAAGGCTCGGAAAGCATCAAGTGTATTGTCTGCTGCAAGTGCTCCTTGTGATCATATGCTTGATTGGGTTCTCGGGACTCCCAAG GGAATATGGCTTTCCATGGGAGCGTATTTTGATGGTTCTTATGGGATCCCAAAGGATATTATTTACTCTTTTCCTGTTAAATGTGAGAAAGGAAAATGGTCAATTGTGAAAG GGCTCAAGATTGATGAGTTCTCAAGGGCAAAGATGGATGCAATAGCAAAAGACCTCATTGATGAAAAAGAAGTGGCCCATTCATGCCTCAACTAA